The following nucleotide sequence is from Phocoena sinus isolate mPhoSin1 chromosome 14, mPhoSin1.pri, whole genome shotgun sequence.
GCGGCGCCTCACCGCGCTCAGGGCCGCCGGGCCCCCGCCAGGCAGCGGGCGGGACCGGGAGGCCGACGCTGCGCGCCTCCACCGCCGCGACTCGAGCACACAACGCGCCGACCACAGCGCGCGCCCAGAGCTTGGGCGCCGACCCGAGGTTAGGCTACACCGCCTCGGCGCGCTCCTGGCGTGGCCCCAGGCTTCTCCCCCGAGGAGAACGCACCCGCAGCGCAGCCCCGCACGAGCCCCGCTCCGGCGCGTCCCTCCCCACGGCCCCGTCCCAGAGACGCACAGTCCCCGCTGAGCCGCCGCCAGGCCGCTCGCCGAGGGCCTCGGACACGGCGCCGACAAGGTGGCACCACCGAGACGAGGGGCGGCGGAGGAGAGACGCCCGACTCTCAACCCGGAGCCCACGTCGGGCGGCCGTGGGGAGCGCCCCAGGCACTCTCGCCGCTGCTCGCGGAAGCCCCGCGCGCTGAGGAGGGGGCGCTCCCGcgccgcccgccccccgcccgggAGGCCGGGCCCCCCCTCACCGGCTGGCCTCGCCGTCCAAGCCCGGCTCTGCGCGCCGCCGCCCGCTGTTCCTCAGAACCATAGCTTCGAGCTGCCGCCAACTCCTCCGCCGCAGCTTCCCCGTAAAAATTTGGCGCGCTCCCACCAACTCTCGCGAGAGACCGGAAGCACCCATCGCCCAATCAGAAGGCTCGATGCGCCCCGCCCCGCCGAGCTCCAATCGCCGCCGGCGCCCGAGGCGGAGGTGGCCCGTTAGGGACTCCCGGAAAAGTGCGCGGAGGCTCACGCGGCGCACTGAGGGGTGTGTCCCGGGAGGCACTGCGGCTCGCGGCGGGGCGGGAAATGTCTGGCCGTCCCAGCCCCTTGCGCCGCACCCGGAACCCAGCGGGGTCGGTGTCCCCGGCCCGCGCTGCGCCGGGAAGACGATGGCGCCGGCGGCGTCGAGGCTGACGGCCGAGGCCGACCTCGGGGCATTCCCGCGGCGGGCGCTCGCCCAGTACCTGCGCCTCCTGCGGCTCTACCCGGTGCTCACCAAGGCGACCACCAGGTCGGCGCGGAGCGGCGGCGGAAGGGACGGGCCTGGGCGAGGGGCGGCCCGGAGCTCGGACGGCCCGGTGACGCAGCCCCATAGGTGCATCCAACGTGGGGGTTTGAGCGTGAAAGGCAAAATCTGGTGCGTCAAAATGACCCTCCAGAGGCCTTAAATCAACCAGAAAGCTCAGCACGTGCCGTACCGTATATTCGGTTCCGAACCGTAACTCTTAGACACCCTAAAATGTGGACCCAGGGACCAGACTAAAGGAGTGCACGAGCTGAAGGACCCTGCAGACCTCGGggcctccagcccctctgccccgGAGGTGATGGCCGTCCGGGGTGAATGGGGCCCGGGGGAGAAGTCTGTCACCCGCCAGCCTGCGTGGCGTCCGCTGCTACCTTCTGGCTTGTTAGTACCTGCTCTTGTTTTGAGCACTAGAATGAACTAGAATGGGTTGAGGTGAATGCCTTTAGGAAGTACGCGGGAAGCCTGGACGGGGTGGGAGGTGTTAAGGCTTGTTTTCTTTGGCAGCTTTGCATGTGGGAGAAAGCCGACACAGCGCTCTCGGTGCTCGTGCTCGGTTAGGTCGGCCCTTTGATTTGGAGTACTGAGCTTTTTGTGAGACATCCCCCCTTCATTACTTTCAATTAGTCGACTTTATAAGTTTGTCCCCTTTTATTAATTTAGCCGTGCATACTTGTGCACAGCTGCTTCCTGTGTGAGGAGCATTAGCGGTGATTAAGATAAGTAAGTTCCTACCCTGACGGAGCTTGTATTCTAGTAAAGAACTAGACAAAAAGCAGATAAATGTGTAACGCAGATAAAGTGGTCAGGGTAGTTTTtatctgaggaggtgacatttaaacagcggatgcaaaggtcctgagggaGGAGCTAGCTAGTAATGGTGGAGTGGAAGGTGGGTCTGTGTCCCTGGAGAACATGAACAGTGAGCAAGGGGGACGATGAGAAAGAAGTAGCCAAGGACCAGATCAAGAGGCTCCTTACTGTCCCTTCtaagaattttggattttataGCTTAGAGAGCTTCTCAGAACGCAGCTATAGACCAAGCCTTTGAGCAACTGGGCCTGTCTCCacctttttatttgaaaattttattgtgacaattgtagattcacatacagttgtaagaaataatacagggaGATCCCTTGTATACTTTTCCCAGTTTTCCTCATTGGCAACATTCTGTAAAACTGTAGTACAGTATCCCAACAAGGACACTGGCATGGATACAGCCCATAGGTCATATTCAGATTCCCCCAGCTTTTCTTGTACTCGCCCatgagtgagtgtgtgtttaATTCCATGCAGTTTTATCACATGTATAGGTTTGTGTATCCACCACCATagtcaaaatacagaaaagtttcaTCATAAGGATCCCTcctgttgcccttttataaccacacaTGGTAACCTTTTGCAAAATTATAGGATAACATGACAATCAGGATATGACACTGATACCACCCACCAGATGGAAATCTTACTGTGCTCCTGTGTGTGTATCCACCTTTTCATGTAGGGACCTCACATTTCGGCTGCTCTGATAAGGGTTCATCTCTACCCATCCCCAGCATGTTCTTAGAACCGCCATGCTAATTACGTgcaagaacagatgccctcctgCACGTTTTCTGAATACCTCTCTGTCCACAGGTGGCATTTTGTCAGCACTTGGGAACTTCCTGGCCCAGTTGATTGAGAAGAATCAGGAAAAAGGAAACTGCTCTCAAAAGCTAGATGTCAGAGGGCCTCTCAGATATGCCATTTACGGGTGAGTTCCATAAAGGGGCTGGTTTACCCAGTAGCAGGCTAAGTGCGACAAAGCTAGGATATCAAGACCCGGAATTATCTACCTcagaaaaacagttttttaaGAAGCATCGAAGTCATCATGGGAGAAAGTCAGAATGGTGGATAACATTAGCTTCActtattttatagtttcatttggtttttgttttgaattgCATGGGTGAGGGTGGCCATTGTAATTGGGCTGAGAAACCTGAGAGCAGATAGGTCACCTGAACCTAAAATCAGACTTCAAGACCCAAAGACcctgaaagaggaaaacagactCGAATATGGCCAGTtagtttctgttgttattttcatAGCATAAACATCCAGAAAAGAAATACGTACGTATCCTGAAAATTGTCATTTCTGAACCACTTTTTGAATTGCAGAAGCACAGAGATTCAGAAGTTTTACCTATTAAATCCACCCTGAGTTCTCTGGCCAACAATAGTGTTTGTATAGATGGATTATTTGGAAGTCTTTTGCaacaagagtgattttttttcagttcagaATTCACAAATAACATTTTGTAAGCATACTAACTCGAGTTATCTCAGCTTTTTCCATAACATATTTAAAGTCCTAATCCCCCCAGAGAGGGGgagtgtatcagaatcacctgggaggtCATCCAATCACAATTTCCCATCCTCAAGACTTCCATTCTCTTCCTCCTGAGAAGCCCTGCCCTGGGCCGCTTAACATTCTGTGAAAGGGTAGGGAAAGACAGGGGAGAACTGCTTGTTTAAAGACTTTTCACTGTCGAGCTGGGAGGCCCCTGGGCCCTTGCCCATCTTTTGATTCTGGATTCTATGGAGCCTCCGGTCTGTTTTCCCTGTAGACGTGGTGGCTGGGTTCAGTTCTCTCCTGAGTACTCTGTGCTCTTTGCAATGAATAATCCTGATACAGACAAGCCAGCGCACAGCACCAGGTTTCAGCCCTGATAATGATCCAAGAGCGACTGATGACAAGTTCTGACACCAGGGATGCTCCCATTATTTACCGAGCACCTTCTCtgagccaggccctgttctaggcactgCAGACACAGCAGTGGACAGACAGACACGATCCTGTCTTGTGGCGTTTACCTTCTAGGGGTGAAGAGAGGGCACTATATAACTAAGCAAATGAGACCATGACAGCCAGTGATCAGtgctctgaagaaaatgaaagagggcCTGGAGTAGAGAGTGGCTGGGATGGTGGTGGGTTCATTATTCAGGACAGTCGGAAGGAACTCTCCAAGCCAGCATGTTGAGAAAGAGCCAGCCACGTGACAGCTGGGGTCAGGAACGAGCCTGGTCTGTCAGAGGCAAAAAAGAATGCTTGGAGAGGAGTCATAGAAAGCGTATTTTCTAGAAGGGCCACACAGACCTGTGTGGTCAGTGCTGAGAGACTCAGGGTTTAGGGTCTGGGGGTGAGGCTGGCCCCAGGATGAGTGTGTCCAGCTCAGCCCCACCGCGGGCCTCAGGTTCTTTTTCACAGGGCCGCTGGGTCACTCCTTCCACCTCTTCGTGGGGACTGGATCCCTCCCGAGGCCCCCTCGGCAGGCGTTGCGAGGCTGCTGCCGGGCCACCTCCTCTTCGCGCCCGCCTTCCTGTCATCGTTCTTCCTCATCGTGAACTCCCTGGAGGTTGGTCTCTGCCATAGCACTCATGCAGGCCAGCTCTTCTTTGGCACAGGGTTGCTGTGGTTGGAATTCAGAGGGTCTGTGAACTTTACACTCAAACTTAAGTTTCACGTTGTCCTCTGTGAACGTCAGAAGCAAAGCACAGTCGTGTTAGCAGCATCTGTTGGCCTGCGGTGGCCGTCCCAGAGAGTGGGCTGTCACGTGTCCATTGTCGCAGTTATAGCCCAGAGTATCAGTGATGCTTACCACTCCTTACACCTGCTGGCAAGTGTCAGCATTGAATGTGTTAGTAAAGAAGCATATATGCTGGTCTGTCAtaaaattttttctgaatattttgatAGCTGTACTTCAGTATAATTGGTTTCTTTGTAGtcccacatattttattttatacattacaaaacaTGATTCTGAGAAGTGGGTCCATGGGCTTCACCAGACTGCCAGAGAGATCCATGGCACAGAAGTTCCAGCCCCCTAGTGGCCTTGCAGAAGCCTGTGGTCACTCAGGGTCTGGACATCACAAGTGCTCTGAAGAGGCAACTTACCAGCGTAGACTTAACATCACAACGGAAGACCTGGGAGGTGTGTTTGCCCAACCTCACTCCACTAACTGGCTCCCTCACCATCCCCTCTCCACCTCCGTGCCCGAGACGTGTCACGTTCTGCCCTGAAAGTAATTCGTTCAACCAGTCACAGCAGGTGAATGCTTCTCACTTGGGTTTTATTTTGAAACCTCACCTCAAGTTCTTATTAGTAAGGAGAACACCCATGCTGTCTAAAGTGACCCTGGTGGGCAGTAGAAAAGATGTTTAAACTTCACTGTGATTGCTAATAAATCCCTGatagtaaaaagaaatatttgggaaGTCCTTGGGAAATCAGAGGTAGGAGAAAGTAGAGGGTGCCCATATTAGGAGTGAGGGTACCACAGcagtttctcccttttttttccttccaaatagGAAGGGAGTATATTTccattaaagaacaaaaacatttgCCTCTACGTATATGGCAAATGTGATGCAGACGTTGTGTTACAGACTGCAGACCGTTCCACCCACCGTATGCCTGTCCCTTTTGTGTAAGGATTCCTGCTTGGTTAATTCCTAGAATTGTTGTCCAAAAAAGGCTGTCGTTTTCTGTCCTCCCTGCAGTGGTGCAGAATAATAGCAtcagcagacatttattgagcacctgcctTGTTCCAAGCTCTGCATCCAGTGCTTCAGGTCTTTGAGCCTCACATCAACCCCACCTGACagttgaggaagctgaggccttcAGTTATTTGCAGGGTAAACACTGGCCTGAGGTCGTGTAACGAGTCCGTGAGTCGGGATTCAGACACAGGTTTTGTGACTCTTGAGAGCTCCTAACCCTTGTGGCTTTTCCCTCTGTGTGAAGTTTGTTTCCCtacactttttttattttaattaatttatttacttttggctgcattgggtcttcattgctgcgcgcaggctttctctagttgcggcgagcggggctcctcttcgctgcggtgcgcgggcttctcattgcggtggcttctcttgttgcggagcacgggctctaggcatgcaggcttcagtagttgtggctcgcgtgctctagagcgcaggctcagcagctgtggtgcacaggcttagttgctccgcagcatgtgggatcttcccgggccagggctcgaacccgtgtcccctgcattggcaggcggattcttaaccactgcgccaccagggaagtcccaggtgttTGTCTTTTAACTTCATATAAAGTTAAATTGTTTGCataagttatataaataaaaggtGTTATGGTGGCTTTCTCCATACAGGAGTTTAAAAAATTCATGCATTCAAATctgtcattcttttcctttgtaggcttccttaaaggaaaataatggaaatattctcctatattttcttcttcaactcttgtgattttttttgtacattttgatAGGCCAAAAGATAATAGAAATATTCTCCTATACTTTCCTCTAgtattatgtgtttgtttttaatatagtgAGAGATATACTTCAGTCTTA
It contains:
- the PXMP2 gene encoding LOW QUALITY PROTEIN: peroxisomal membrane protein 2 (The sequence of the model RefSeq protein was modified relative to this genomic sequence to represent the inferred CDS: inserted 1 base in 1 codon; substituted 1 base at 1 genomic stop codon) — encoded protein: MAPAASRLTAEADLGAFPRRALAQYLRLLRLYPVLTKATTRSARSGGGRDGPGRGAARSSDGPVTQPRGILSALGNFLAQLIEKNQEKGNCSQKLDVRGPLRYAIYGFFFTGPLGHSFHLFVXDWIPPEAPSAGVARLLPGHLLFAPAFLSSFFLIVNSLEGKDAAAFTAKMKRGFWPALQMNWRLWTPVQFINVNXVPLQFQVLCADLAALFWHTYLASLRK